The Methanothrix sp. DNA segment TCGCCGGGCCCATGTTGCTTCATCCATTAAAGGCAGCACCGCCACCGATCGGCAAGTATCTGGGGTTTGGAGCCTGAGAACTGCCCTCTTCTCGCCATCGATCTCATCTCATAATAGAGGAGTCCAGAATGGAGTAGAGTATCCTGTCGATGCCAAAGGAGGGCTTCAATCACATGGGGTACCCTCCTCTCCCCGCACCTCCTCCACCTCCTCAAAGGAGACCAAAGCCGGGTCGATATCCATCCTCTCCCCATCCACGGATACCTGATCTTCTCACCGGCCAGCTCCTCGGGCGCAGGGAGCGAAGGGTTTCGCCCACTTTTGCTTTGGCCCTTGACTTGAACATCGGCCCCAAGGCCTTGGGGTCCGGTTTGCCCACTTATCTTCTTCTTTGCGGCTGGTCATAATGGACAAAGACGGAGAGGTTCACCTTGCTGATGGCGGTATGGGCTTCCGAGGTCGTAGTCGGTCCTGTCCGCCACCCCCCACCAGCTCTATCCAGCCCAACCGATCCAGCAGGACCTCTGCATCCCAGCAGTCGGCAGCACACCGCCATCTCATCGGCCTTATGCTGGCGGAAGCGCAGCCTCTGCGGATCTGTGCCCACCTCCAGGAGTACCGATAGGTCCTGGCCACATAATAGCCAGGATCTGGGGGGCAACCACCCCTCTCTCCACTGCCTGGCCAAAGCTCCATCTCTCCTCCTCCTCACCCCTCTCCTGTGCCTCCTGAGAGTAGAACTTCATTCTGATATCCTGGATATCTGAGAACCGGGGGTGGCTCTTGTCGCGGGGGTCGATGAAGATCTCCGCCTCGGCCTGGGTGAACTCCCTCAACCTGATCACCCCCTGACGGGGAGAGATCTCTCATTTCGATAGGGACTTGCCGATCTGCACTGCTGCAAAGGGCAGGCCCCCGGAAGTAGCGCAGGAGACGGGGAAGTTGATGAACATGCCCTGGGCGGTCTCCGGCCTCAGATAGCCTGCCATCTTGTTCTCAGGCCGATCATGGTCTTGAACATGAGATTGAACTCATAGACAGTGGAGAGCTCGCCGCCGCACTCCGGGCAGACGATCTCGTTCTCCCGCATACACTGGAAGATCTCCTCATTGCTCCAGGGCATCGGGAACCTCCACGATATGCTTGATCAGGTGATCTGCTCGGTAGACCTCGCCTCCTTGTAGCCGGTGAGTGGATCGAGAAACCGCTCAGATGGCCTGAAGCCGGGAAAGATCCCCTCCACCCCGATGGTTGGGGCCTCGATCTCTGCGAAGTCCTCAGAGATGACGAAGTACTGCCGCCAGATATTTCAATTCTCCTCTTGAGGGTGCCCCAGAGGGCCGTAATCATAAAATCCCGCTGCTCCGCCGTAGAGCTCGGAAAGGGCTATAGAAAGCCCCGCCTACGGGCAAGCTCATTTACCAACTCATTCCTGTCCATTTCCCAATCCTCGGTATGGCTTCTGAGTATCGGAGGTGATTTAATCTTTGTTATGAAAAAGAGAGCTATGCAGATCTCAAGAGCAGATCTTCCTCCCCTCTGCCGCCCTTGATCTCAGCAGGCGGCAGAGAACGCCAAGAGCATGATGAAGGCAGCCATAACAGTGCACAGCAGGATCACATCCCCATATTTGCCCTGAATGAGCCGCCCCAGTCCTAGAATTATGCCTTCTGTCCACCCTCATAATCCGCCTCCGCTCCTGACGCCATATCTCACCCATCTGCTGCATGTGATCCACAATGCATGGGATGATTAAGTAACTGTTTTCATATCGGCTTTTATCAGATCATAATGGCTCGATTTCGATCATAGGAGTTTCCATGGCCTTTATCTAGGCAGAATATGCAAAAAATGCATGATCTTTCATCAGTTAAGGATACCATGCCCTCATGAAGCTACAACTGCATGAGGCATTGCCATACTGGATTGAGGATGAGCTGAGCTGAAGAGAATTTATCAATGAGCTATCAAGAAAAGCAGACCAGGTCCAGAGACAAACACCCTCCCCGGAGGCCTCTTACAGCCTCGTCCGATTTCTCATCTTCTGAATGTATCCTGATGTATAGTGGGGTGATGGTGGGGTGGATGGCGGAGTGGATGGCGGGGTGGATGGTGTGAGTGGATGGCGGGGTGGATGGTGGAGTGGACGGCGGGGGTGGATGGCGGAGTGGATGATAGGATGGATCCAGTTCCATCCTTCAATCGCCATTCGATCGTCACTCAGCCACCTTCGATCCATCCAGTCGATCTGCTTTAATCGAGCTCCTGGTCGATCCACCTAGTCGATCTGCACCTCCTTTCCTTTCTCTTCTGCTTCTTGTCCAGCTCCAATGTCAATATGCCGTTCTTATAGGATGCCTTGGCGCTGTCTGGATCGGCAGGAGTGTCCAGATATATCATCTTGTAAAACTCTCCTCATCATCGGTCTTGATCTGCACGCTATCATCTGTCACGTCCAGCTTCACCTTATCCTTTCACCTCCAGGAAGTCGACGAATATCTTGAACTTGTCCTCCTCGCTCATGACGTCGACCAATGGCTCCCTGCCCTGGCTAAACTCATTTCCCCCGATAAGAGGGCTTGATGTTGCCAAACTCCCGAACACGGGCTCTTTTCCGGCTCTGCAGTGTAGCTGAAGCCATAGACGAAAGGGCCATAGCAGTGGATACGCCGGAGGTCTTCTCCTCGAACGAGATCTTGAACTCAGAGGGCATTGATTCCTCAAACCTCTGGAACCATGTGCTCTCGAAGGGCTCTTTGAACCAATCATCCTGAATCTCTCCTTCCTCTCAAAGGGGAAGCCCCTGAAACTCTCGAATATATCAAACATGGATGGATATTTCTTGTCCCACATATCTATTCACTCACAATTACCTATGCATACTAACCTTAAGATAGTGATGGGATATAATTTTTTTCCTGCCGCGATAGAAGGGACTCTCAGAAGAACCGGCCTGGCAGTTGAGATCAAGGCTGATGAGCGCCGGCTCCAGAAGTGGAAGTGAGCTATAACCAATACAACTCCATCATCCTGCCCTCGACCAATTCCAGGCTAAAATCTCTTTGCTCGTATAAGTCCATATGATCCTCCAACCCCTCCCTGCCCGGAGAGGGGAACAATAAGCTTCAAGAGGAAGGAGATGCTAATTAACAATAGCTATTGGCACGCAGCCATGCCAGGCCGATCAGCAGCTGGGCCAATCAGCAGCCGGTAGCAGGGGACGGCTGATGGAACAGAGCATACAGCCAAACACAGCCAATGCAAAGGGATGTGAGATCTATTGAGAGATGGCTTGGTTCAGTTTGGAGGCAGAGATTCAGAGCCTGAATCAGATCCGATCAAGGGTGATCTGCGCAGAATCCAATAGCCCTGGATCGAGGGAGATTGGAAGACCTCATGGTCCACTTCACCTATGCCAGTTGATGGCATATAACCTTGGCTATATACTGTCGATAGCCCTCTCCAGCAAAGAGGAAGACATGGGCAGAGGGTATCGGAGATGATGACCAGAATGATCTCCTCGATGGGAGCAATCCAGCTAGCAGAGATCAGGCTAACCCTGAAGGACATGGAAGAGCTGAAGAGAGACCGCCTTGAGCCCTGAGACTCGAGCAGCCTTGAAGGAGATCCGAAGGGAGGTTGATGGCAGCCGGATCGACTGGCTGGATGTTTTCTCTTTTTCCCTTGACATCCCCTCCCTCGCCTGGCCGTTTCGCGGGCCGATTCCCTTCAGATCGAATCAAAAGGCAAAAGGAGAGAAATGAGGAAAAGAGAGAATGGAAGAAAGGGGGAATGGATAAAAAGGAAAAGCAGAAAAGTAGCCTGCCAGGATTCGAACCTGGGTAAGGAGGTCCAGAGCCTCCTGTGATTGACCGTTACACTACCGGGCTTCGCCACCAACCTTGCAACAGGTGGTTATTAATCTCATCGATCCCCGCCCCTGAATGCAGCACATGGCAGCAGCCGGAAGAGCCCGCTCTTGCTTAGGGCTATTCGATCCTGGCATCCACCACGGAGTGGAGAACTCCCGGCGAGTACTTCACCCGATGCATCTCAGGATCTGAGATCCTCTGCCCAAAGCTCGCTGCCTCCGCGATGTCGCGGACTGCCTGTTCCGGATAGGCTCGGGAGGCACTGTCTGATGATAATGAAGCACCCCACCGGGACGCAGGCCTGATCCCCCCTGAAGATATCGATCCGTTACCTGGACCATGCCCATCACCACTCTGTCTGCCACCCCCTCTGGAGTGGTCGCGCAGCCAAAAACCAGTATGGGCTTACTACACTCTCCACCCTGTTTTCTTTGATGTTCAAGCAGAGATAGTGGTAAGCATTGGGGTTCAGCTCAATGGCCAGGATCCTCCAAGGGGAGTGGACGGCCATGGGAAGGAAAAATAGCCAATACCGGCGAACATGTCCACCACATACTCCCCCGGCCCAGATTGCCCATGCATCCTCTCTCTCAGATTGCCCGCCGAGAACATCACCTTCCTGGCATCAAGATGAAAGATGACACCATTCTCTCTCGATGAACCGTCTCCGTCACTGTGCCTGCAATGATCTCCCGGACCGGCTCTCTGAAGGGCCCTCATGCCATAATCGCGCAGGACGCTCCGGCAGCGGGGATAGCAGTCCAGCAGCGCCCGTCCTATGCGGGCCTGGTGAGGCTCAAGGCGCGGATGGATCTTGACCACTATCACATTCCCAGGATATACCATCCCGAGGCAGAAGCTCTATCTCCTCTGGCAGCAGCTGGCCTCTTAGAGATCCGTCACCCCCGCCCCCCCCCCCCCCGCGCGCCAGACCCCTGCAGTGCCTTTCGATAGTAAAGAGAGCATCCTGAGATATAATCCCGAAAGCCAGGCGCTGGCTGTGACAGGTATCTCCTGTATAGACTCCCTCTCCACCACCTTGCGGCTGCGATCAGCAATCCCTGAGCAGTGATGCTCCTGAGAGCAGCAAATGTATCTCCTCTTAGCCCGCACCGCCAGAAAAGAGAGATCAAGATTTTTGGTAGCTCTGCTCAAACTTCACGCCATCCCCAGTCAGATTCAGATTTAAGATCCAGGGTATCGTTCTTGCGCGTGACATAGTAATCCTGGCCATGAACCTGCAGGCCGGTATCATGGTTCTCAATGCTCCTGCAAAGCTGAGGGTCAGGGAACCTCAGTCCAGTTATTGAGAAGATATATCTTCACGCTGGCATCGGTGCTGCTGTTCATCTTCTACAGGGTGTGGTCCCCATGGGTGATGGTCACTATTCCCCTGGGGCACTGATGCTCTGATCGATATTCGGAGGAAGCCTCATCTCAATCTCATTGGGCATTCCCGGGGATTGATTATGTCCGGAATAGCTCATTGCTGAAATTTTACTAAAGAGGCAGTGTAATCAACAAATATCAAGGGCTTACAGAACTACCCGGCGACCTGGCCATCTGTTGTGAAGCCGCTTAGAGAATAGATATGCCCCCACAGCAAAAAGAATCATCAATCCTGCCAGCCCGCAATCAACACTCTTCACCAGCCCTTCTCTCGCAGGGGGCACTGGTGGCTCTTTATCCGAGAATGGGTGTGGCTGGAGCGGGTTCGGCGATCCTGGACGGTGCCATCCCCCCTTCGCTATAGGCTGCTCGACGATGCCCGGCCTCATTCTCCGTCCGGGTTGCTCTCTCCTCCTCGGAAGAGATGGGGAAGGGGTTTTGGCTTGGCTCGCCCGCGGACTTCTCATCCGGCTCCGCTGCCAGTTCAGCATCATCCCTCCTGGCTCGAAGGTGACAGCTTCCTCTTCATCGGAGGGAGAGCAGCAGGCCCACCGAGGAGGGGGTCTTTCCTGCGTGTAGGCAAGACCAACGCCCCTTCATCGAAGTTCAGTATCAGATCAGTATATGCCCGTGGAATCCACAAATTTCAGGGCCGCGGAACCAGGTAGGAGACGCCGGATATCTTGACCTCCTCGAAGAACTCAGGTGTTCTTCATCAGTCGATCTTTGAATGCATAGACAGCGCCGCTCTCCATCTGCATCGATCTCGCTGAGGCTGGGAAACGGATCCTCCTGCGCAGCCAGTTTTGGTGGCGACGACATAAGCCTCTGAAGAAGACCCGGCTCCATTCGATTGAGGCCTGTTGGTGTATCGCGCCTATCGAAGAGAAGAGGAGAAGCTATCCCCTTGAGCTTTCGAAGCCTCTTCGCGCGAATGCCGTGAGCAGAGAAAGAGACGTCCATCAGATATGCATATATCTTCAAGTAAATAAGTATTTTATGTAGGGCAAGAGAAGCTCACCCTCTCTTATTCGATAGAATCATTATCGATATGGCAAGAGATCTCATATAAATCTCGTATGACAGCTATCTTTAAATCTCGCCGGGGAAAGGAAGCTCGATGGAAACATTTGGGATTGGTGTGGGTTCTTTTTGCTCCTCGGAGGTGCCTCATGTGGTCGGCCGTAGCAACAACTGACCGCCTATCAGAGCGTGCCTCCAGCGTTAAATGTAGGCGAGAATGCTGTGGTAACAGTTTCGCTGACCTATTACGGAAGCGACGCCACTCGAAGGCGATTATCACACCCGAACTCCCTCCGGGCGTACGAGACCAGCAATCCGGAAGGTCAGACAGCACAACTGTATCCCCGGCACAACGCGCCCGCATCAGATTATCCATAAGACAGGCCGCAAAGCGGCATTATACTTATGGCCTCTCAGGTAGAGCAAGCAGAAGAGATGGGGTCCTGGAGAAACTGGCCCTAAGGTCCACCTCATGGGTCATGGGCCAGACATGGCCACTATGCAGCCCGGTCAGACTTTATCCCGGGGCATCTCACCCCACAGTCAGAAGAGGGCCCCCAAGGGATAAACGGATCGAACCCCACCCGCCGGGCTATGCTCCCTGAATCAGAGCCAGTTGATGTGGAAACAGCACCATACCAAAGTCCAGATGGCTATAGAGCGCCTCCCACCCAAAGGATGCCCCGCACTCCAGATGGTCTGAATCCAGAACGAACAGACCGGCAACCGGTTGCAAAGGGGCTGGAAGAGGCTCCGGGTGGGAGGCCTGCCCAGATGGGAGTATGCGGAAGGTCAGCTCAAGCTAATTTGCTTTTTGGTCTATCCAATCCCAGATCTGCGAGATTATAGAGCGCCTGCAGGTGGAATCCGCGCTCCTCGATGGCCCCACCTCCTCGGCGGTCTAGTACTGGCGGCAGGGCGCCTGCACTCACCACTTAGGCCGGCAGCGGCAATCCTTCAATGGCCCTCAGCAGGCTGAGGCTCCGGAGGTGACAACATCCTCCACCACCGCCACTTTTGCCCCTCCTTCCAGCATCGGACCGTACACAGCTCAGGTGCGGCACCGGGCTCCTTTCCCGCTCCAACCCTGCCAGCCCCTGCCCTGCAGATGGCCCAGGACGATATGGCCGATACAATGGGGTCCGCCCCCCAAAGTCAGCCGCACATTGGCCGAGGCCCAGGGATGGACCCATCCTCCAGCATCAGCCTGGCAGTGAATAGGCCCCTTCCGGGCTCAATGTGACCCTCTTGCAGTCTGTGTAGTCGCTCTTCCCGCCGGAGGAGAGGAGTGACCGGCCTTATCTCCAGCGACCTCTCAATCAGCAGCCTCAGCAGTCGATCTTTATCA contains these protein-coding regions:
- a CDS encoding Hsp20/alpha crystallin family protein — translated: MIYLDTPADPDSAKASYKNGILTLELDKKQKRKERRCRSTRWIDQELD